A stretch of the Veillonella parvula DSM 2008 genome encodes the following:
- the cobC gene encoding alpha-ribazole phosphatase — protein sequence MKTLYIVRHGETDWNKMGKYQGITDVPLNENGLNQAKACGQALKDVKFDRILSSDLSRALVTAEVIRGERTTPITVDKRLRELNFGDWEAMLFSDIEDRWPGLIDEMYLRPHLVKVPNGESFKNLQDRAWAGLEEFINVNNEEETLLIACHGGTIRTLLCKLLDISISHCWNFSQGNTAINRIFYNGMGEFDHNILNLLNDTAHVDILQGHA from the coding sequence ATGAAGACATTGTATATTGTGCGCCATGGTGAAACTGATTGGAACAAAATGGGAAAATACCAAGGCATCACAGATGTTCCACTTAATGAAAATGGTTTAAATCAAGCAAAGGCATGTGGTCAGGCTCTTAAAGATGTTAAATTTGATCGCATATTATCTAGTGATTTGAGTCGTGCTTTAGTTACAGCTGAAGTCATTCGCGGGGAACGTACTACTCCTATAACAGTAGATAAACGCTTACGAGAACTTAATTTTGGCGATTGGGAAGCTATGCTATTTTCAGATATCGAAGATCGTTGGCCTGGTTTGATAGATGAAATGTATTTGCGACCACATCTAGTTAAGGTTCCTAATGGTGAAAGCTTTAAGAATTTACAAGACCGTGCATGGGCAGGTCTAGAGGAATTTATCAATGTTAATAATGAGGAGGAAACACTTCTCATTGCTTGTCATGGTGGAACTATACGAACATTATTGTGTAAATTATTAGATATTTCCATTAGTCATTGTTGGAATTTTAGTCAAGGTAATACAGCAATTAATCGTATATTCTATAATGGCATGGGAGAATTTGATCATAATATTTTAAACTTGCTCAATGATACAGCACACGTAGATATATTACAAGGTCATGCATAA
- a CDS encoding pseudouridine synthase gives MRLDKLLANKAYGSRKEVHQIIKDRRVTINGSITTKKDTHIDIDVDIVAVDGKVVSTTQLYYVKFHKPKGYVTAVEDSNHPVVMDLLPPEFIKMGVVPVGRLDKDTEGLLLLTNDGVWGHSIINGNKHVPKIYYVEFEGTLSDEGIQRIKKGILLGDGTQCKPAEIEFVSLHSVHVTIEEGKYHQVKRMIGAAGGTVTYLKRLTIGHIDLSGIEEVGSAMELTVEQIEGFKK, from the coding sequence ATGCGACTAGATAAATTATTAGCCAATAAAGCTTATGGTAGTCGAAAAGAAGTCCATCAAATCATAAAGGATAGAAGGGTTACCATCAATGGTAGTATAACAACGAAAAAAGATACTCACATTGATATTGATGTTGATATAGTTGCTGTTGATGGTAAGGTTGTTAGTACTACTCAACTATATTATGTAAAATTTCATAAGCCAAAGGGCTATGTTACAGCGGTAGAAGATTCTAATCACCCTGTTGTTATGGATTTACTCCCTCCAGAATTCATAAAAATGGGAGTTGTTCCAGTAGGCAGATTAGACAAGGATACAGAAGGACTTTTATTATTAACTAATGATGGTGTGTGGGGACATTCTATCATCAATGGTAATAAACATGTGCCTAAGATTTATTACGTAGAATTTGAAGGAACGCTATCTGATGAAGGTATACAACGTATTAAAAAGGGAATTCTTCTTGGAGATGGTACGCAATGTAAACCGGCAGAAATTGAATTTGTATCGTTACATTCAGTACATGTAACGATTGAAGAAGGCAAGTATCATCAAGTTAAGCGCATGATTGGTGCTGCAGGTGGTACTGTAACATATTTGAAACGTCTTACGATTGGTCATATTGATTTAAGTGGCATTGAAGAGGTTGGTTCTGCAATGGAATTGACCGTTGAACAGATAGAGGGCTTTAAAAAATAG
- a CDS encoding M24 family metallopeptidase, translated as MNGLNLLQQYIKEQELTGVILISPINLHYFAGFTGTTGFAIITQDKAFMITDFRYTEQATKQCEGYTVIQYETTVMDTLVDIFNEYHIHEGLFGIEGKQMPVDTYETLCDTLDERFNFTSINFAKLRAVKREDELDLLRKAAKIGDDAFAALLLQLKVGMTENEARIILESEMLKRGSEEPSFATIVASGNRSSMPHGVASDKVIEAGDFVTFDFGAVYKGYHSDMTRTIVMGSASELQKKLYGIVLEAQKRGVAAVRAGITGKELDAVCRDYIKEHGYTKEFNHGTGHGVGLEIHEEPVANTKSDTVFTENMIITVEPGIYITGTIGLRIEDSVIVKSDGYEVLTHSPKELIEIGI; from the coding sequence ATGAATGGATTAAATCTGCTACAACAGTATATTAAAGAGCAAGAATTAACAGGCGTCATTTTAATAAGCCCTATAAATTTACATTATTTTGCAGGCTTTACTGGTACTACAGGCTTTGCTATCATTACTCAAGATAAAGCTTTTATGATTACTGACTTCAGATATACTGAACAAGCAACAAAACAATGTGAAGGGTACACAGTTATTCAATATGAAACAACTGTTATGGATACTCTTGTAGATATATTCAATGAATATCATATTCACGAAGGTTTATTCGGTATAGAAGGCAAACAAATGCCTGTGGATACGTATGAAACTTTATGTGATACATTAGATGAACGCTTTAATTTTACATCTATCAATTTTGCAAAACTACGTGCGGTTAAGCGTGAAGACGAATTAGACTTATTGCGTAAAGCTGCTAAAATTGGTGATGATGCTTTTGCTGCCTTGCTACTACAACTAAAGGTAGGGATGACAGAAAATGAAGCGCGCATTATATTAGAATCAGAAATGTTAAAACGTGGATCAGAGGAACCTTCCTTTGCAACCATTGTTGCTTCTGGTAATCGTTCTAGTATGCCTCATGGTGTAGCCAGTGATAAGGTCATTGAAGCAGGTGATTTTGTTACCTTTGACTTTGGTGCAGTATATAAGGGTTATCATTCTGATATGACTAGAACTATTGTAATGGGGTCTGCCTCTGAATTACAAAAGAAGCTGTATGGTATAGTTTTAGAAGCACAAAAACGTGGCGTAGCTGCAGTTCGGGCTGGTATTACTGGTAAAGAACTTGATGCAGTTTGTCGTGATTATATTAAAGAACATGGATATACCAAGGAATTTAATCATGGTACTGGACATGGCGTAGGTCTTGAGATTCACGAAGAACCAGTAGCCAATACTAAATCCGATACGGTATTTACAGAAAATATGATCATTACGGTAGAACCTGGCATTTATATAACAGGTACTATCGGATTGAGAATAGAGGATAGTGTCATCGTCAAATCTGACGGCTATGAGGTGTTGACACATAGTCCAAAAGAGTTAATTGAAATAGGTATTTAG